The proteins below are encoded in one region of Saccopteryx leptura isolate mSacLep1 chromosome 1, mSacLep1_pri_phased_curated, whole genome shotgun sequence:
- the LOC136388599 gene encoding olfactory receptor 5B3-like produces MKNTTEVTEFILLGLTNDPELQVPLFVMFTFIYLITVIGNLGMIVLILLDSRLHTPMYFFLGNLSLVDLCYSSAVTPTVIAGFLHGDKVISYNACAAQMFFFVAFATVENYLLSSMAYDRYAAVCKPLHYTTTMTTGVCARLVIGSYVCGFLNSSIHTGDTFSLSFCESNVVHHFFCDIPAVMILSCSDRHVSELVLVYVVSFNIFFALLVILISYIFIFITILKMHSSSGYQKALSTCASHLTAVSIFYGTLIFMYLQPSSSHSMDIDKMASVFYAMIIPMLNPLVYSLRNKEVKSALMKVVLEVKFSLGL; encoded by the coding sequence ATGAAGAACACTACAGAAGTGACTGAGTTCATCCTCCTTGGACTAACCAATGACCCAGAACTGCAGGTCCCCCTCTTTGTCATGTTCACTTTCATCTACCTCATCACGGTGATTGGGAATTTGGGGATGATCGTGTTGATTCTCTTGGACTCTCGTCTCCACACTCCCATGTACTTTTTCCTCGGTAACCTGTCTCTGGTGGATTTGTGTTACTCCTCAGCTGTCACCCCTACAGTCATAGCAGGATTCCTTCACGGAGACAAGGTCATCTCCTACAATGCCTGTGCTGCTCAGATGTTCTTTTTTGTAGCTTTTGCCACAGTGGAAAATTACCTGTTGTCTTCCATGGCCTATGACCGCTATGCAGCAGTGTGCAAACCCCTACATTACACCACCACCATGACGACAGGTGTGTGTGCACGTCTGGTCATAGGCTCTTATGTCTGTGGTTTCCTGAATTCCTCCATCCACACTGGAGACACTTTCAGTCTCTCTTTCTGTGAGTCTAATGTGGTCCACCACTTTTTCTGTGATATTCCGGCAGTCATGATTCTTTCTTGCTCTGATAGACATGTTAGTGAGCTGGTTCTTGTTTATGTAGTGAGcttcaatattttttttgctCTCCTGGTTATCTTGATATCCTACATATTCATATTTATCACCATCCTAAAGATGCACTCATCTTCAGGGTATCAGAAGGCTCTGTCCACTTGTGCTTCCCACCTCACTGCTGTCTCCATCTTCTATGGGACTCTTATCTTCATGTACTTACAGCCCAGCTCCAGCCATTCTATGGACATAGACAAGATGGCCTCTGTGTTTTATGCTATGATCATCCCCATGCTGAACCCTCTGGTCTACAGCCTAAGGAACAAGGAGGTCAAGAGTGCACTCATGAAGGTTGTTTTAGAGGTAAAATTTTCTTTGGGATTATAA